A window of Seriola aureovittata isolate HTS-2021-v1 ecotype China chromosome 17, ASM2101889v1, whole genome shotgun sequence genomic DNA:
CTTACTTTAACTTCCTCATCCACGAGTATGAATCGTGCTTGGACTCCTGGGGAAATTGCCATACCTGAGTGATATTCATAGACGTCATAACAGGAGCTCTCAACATCAGCGCTAGGTCTGAATTTGGTTGCCCATTGCCACTGCCACCATTCATAGTGACGTGTGGCTTTATCTGCAGAGGTATAGAACCCAACCCAAGACTTGTTAAATTCTGACCTCCACTCACTGAAAGTCTTCCTAACGAATAAGCGAGCACAAGCCTTACCATCTTTTGCAAAGAGTTGGAGTTTTGCATTGTAGCCTGCTATATCGACTGCTTTGGGATTCTTAAACTCAGGTCCTCTGCATATCTCCTCTCCCACCCTTTTCCAGAAGCAGCACTCTATTCTCACCTTATGCAGCCGGACCTGAAGGCCTTCATTCAGGGGTACTGAGGTGTCACAACTACCTGATTCTCTGTTCCCAATGGACTCATAAATCCTGCTGGCTTCCTGGTCCTCATTGTTCTTGAAAAGCACTACCATCACTCCATTATTTAGACGATGTTTAGGAATGTTTCTCCAAACAATCCTGGCTTTTCCATTCCTGCTGGTCGTCACCTCAAGTAGTGCGTCATCCCTCTCATCATGCAGAAGTCTTGCAAAAATCTGTGAAGTGTCGACCTCCATGTGATTTTGTCTGCTTTCTGGGATGTTGACAACAAAATCAGGTTGTAAATTTCTTCTCGATGCACGCTGAGATCTGTTATGTTTGTTAGAGGAGTACTTTTCCTGGATCACAATAAACACCAGCAGTCCAAGACTAGCAAGGTCACCCCATATGTTTCTGATGTCCCATAAATGGGAATCATCAGCGTTACTTCCAAAGCGTTCTCTGAGCTCTGGCAGTGACTGTTGGTCTTCCCCCACAGAAAACTGCATGATCTCTCTCAAAAGATTGGTAGTGACCTGGTACGTATGGTCTGGATCATACCTTGTCCCCTGATTCTCAGAAGTCTCATAATGCTGTGTGAGGTACACTCTGTCTATTCTCTGCAAAACTTGCCCTCTTGTGTTCTGCTCCATGACTCTGAATATAATCCGGTCCCTGTTTCTTCCCTCATACCCTGCTGGGGGGTAAATGACATAAGATGGAAGTCGCATGGGTGAGTTTTGATGGAGATTGCCAACAGTGTAGTACTGGTATCTCATGTTTCCGTGAGGTAGTGGGTCCAGCAGCCTCTCAAAGTTGCCATAATGATGCGAGCCATAATCTTCATTGTTTGGATCAAAGGTCAAGTATATGACATCGTTATTGTCGATATCAACAATGTTGGCAAAccagtggagcagcaggagacTGTGATTGGGCACAGATTGGCCAAAGCTGATTTTCTTCAAATCATTGATTGAATTGAactttttcacagctgacacaGAGGTCAGGGTAAGGAACAGAGCTACACAGCAACTTGTGACTCTTCCtgacatcttcatcatcctgtAACAATATTGAATAAGTTACTGGCTGCATTATTCAATCCGTACATGCATTTGTAACAAGGGATGGATCTAATGCTTATTGTCACGATTGATAAATCTGGTTTATAGATCaaaggtaaaaatgtcaaatccaTAGTTATATGCAAATTTAACAATAATGGTATTTTGACTTGATAAATAACAACCACTTAACGCCATAAACTATTTCATTATACAAATACATAACACAATTCCAAGGAAAGATATTAAACAAAGTAGTTACATGTCTCAAGGCTAAAGGTGGATGTTGTTGGGGCTAGGTGTATCTGTTGTTGAATTTGGAAATGCTACTGCGTGTTCCTCACTTCTATGTGAAAGAGTACACTTATGACACAACAAAGATTTCAGAGAAGACTGGCCAGGTTCAGAGTACTCCAACCAAATAAAGTCAACTGCATTGTGTCTAAGtgttattttcacctttttagaGAAATCTTTACCAAGCAGAAATAAGGAAGAAAGAGCACTCACCTGCTTTAGTCAGCTGCTGTTGAATGTCtgatctctgtgtttgtgtgagagcaGTTTAAACTCCCTGTTGGTTTCCTTTTCCTTGTAAATGAAACTGGGGAAACTAGCATTGCTGGTGGTTACAGGAGTTTTGACACAGCTGTTTAGAAAGATTTATTctgtgagtttttttcttttctttttttcctttgagcAGGTTTAGATTTGAAACATGCCTGTGCAGGTCCAGGTTTGACAGTGACTGTGTCCTTTTACTGCAGGGTGAGGAACTACAAGATCTGTAATAGAGGCTGGCTTATTATTAACTAGTATTTGCTTATCACAGATCAGTTTCAAATTACAGAACCTGATTCTTTTATTGCATGCATTTTTCTGTATATTTCTATactatccttttttttttttttttttttttttttttattgtacctcagtacatacagtatgtgtcacaACTCTTGATAATCTAATTTGAGGTTTCATTGCCTAAAAGTAGTGAGATGTTGGGAAATGTAttattgtcagttttattttttgcaccCTGTGGTGACAATATTGGCCTAATAAATGTGGTGAACTTTGCTTTTATTAGATGGATGCACAGTAAAATGGTCCAGAAATCAGGAGTGAGAAACAGGGATGACATGCAATAAAAGGTCCCAGCTGGATTCAAACCCAAGTATGTGGTGGTTTTAGACCAGTTTGTTCTATTGGAGTTAAACAATTTTTTCCCCAATATATTTCCATCCATAAACAAATTTTGAATTTTGGACTTTTGGCCAGGCATAACAagtttgaagatgtcaccttgatGATAACATTTTTGCCATTATTACAATtgtttcattattatattattttacttttactatgattaattgattagttaaaaacataattaaagtGATTACTCAATAAAGAAAGTAATGGCGAGTTGCTGCTCTAACTGAACTTGAATAAGTAAATTCATCAACACAAAGACCAACACAAGAGTTTCCCTCTGTATTTGAATTCTTCTTCACATTGACCTGGGCTTCTTGAGGAAATGGTATGAAGAGATGATCAAATGTGTCAGCTTTATAGACTTTATTTACAGACCAAACAAAGCAGTGTGTGGTATATAAATGCACCATTTTCAACGTTACAGAAAGAATACAAATCATGTAAAATAcattcctgattttttttttttttatatatccaAAAGCtaatatatatttacagaagGTTGTTCTTAAGAGGCCATAGCACATTTcactcatttgtttcatttatacATCAGAGCTATTTAAATTCTTTTCATGTTTATCAGACACAGGATGTGGCAGCAATTAGTCACTACTTTTAGATTCAATGTGCTGGAGCATGACATTATTGCAAGAATAAAACCTGTAGGTTTATGATTGTACCAGAGCAGAATTTGTGAAGTTATTACctaactgcagttttttttaatagaaatataaagCTCAAATATCCAGATATGTTTTTGGCGAAATACAACCCCTTACACGTAACCCTTTAATAAAGCTTAAAActgccatgttgtttttaaaaaaaaaaaaacaaaaaaaaacaaaaacaaatttaaaacaaattcaagagccattcaaatgttatttacaGCAGATGTCTCTTGAGGTCAGCTTCTGCAGGTTTTCAGTCAGAACAAACACTTCACCACCTTCAATCACTGATGACTCCTTCAGCTCTTGGTGAAGAAGATGTGCTGATCACTGAGTTTTTACTATGATCCTATAGTCTGATAAAGTTGGCTGACTGACTGGTCTGAACTGAATCCCTCAAGACTCCCAGCGCTTCAATGCAAacagttgtgatttttttaatatttggtcTTTCATCACAAGCATGTCATACTAAGCCTATGTCTcaatatgaagaaaataaagtacACAATTAATGCATCATATGGAGGCAAAACAAAGCATACAACAGAATAGTAGAACTACCCGTCGCCATCATCCAGGTCTACTGAGGTGTCATAACAGTCTGATTCTCATTCATGTTAACTCCTGCTGGCTTCCATGTCTTCGTCATCATTGAAAAGCATTTCCATCACACTTTTGTTTAGACAATATCTAGCAACTTGCTCTCCCTCATGTCTTGTCATCTTCTCATATCTGATGAAGAAATGACAATCATAACaactaacaaaaataaaatgaccgCAATACAAGTACAGATGCCTGTACAGATGTTTGAAGTATTAGCATTCCCATGATTTTGTCTGCTGCCAAAGAAATcaatgtctgtgtttcttcttgCCGCCTGCAGATGACTGTAGTTGGATTGGTTAGAGTAGTACCCTCTCTGGAGcacaataaacagcagcagtccAAGACCAGCAAGTTGACCCCATGTGTTTCTTATGTCCTGTAATTGGAAGTCATTAGCGTTTCTTCCAAAGCGATCTCTGAGGTACATGAGTGACTGCCGATTTTCTACAGAAAACTCTCTGATTTCTCTTAAAAGGTTAGTCGTGATCTCGTAGGTATGATCTGGATCATATGTCCCCGGATGTTCAGGAACCCCATAATGCTGTGTGAGGTACACTCTGTGTATCCTCTGCCGTCCTGTGTTCTGATCGCTGACTCTGACTATGATCCGGTCCCTGTTTCTTCCCGTATACTCTGCCTTGGGATGGAGGACATAAGATGGAAGTCGCCTGGGCGAGTCTTGATGGAGATTGCCAACAGTGTAGTACCGGTGTCCGTAAGGCCGTTGTTCCAACAGCCCCTCAAAGTTGCCATAATGATGCGAGCCATAATCTTCATTGTTTGGATCAAAGGTCAAGTATATGACATTGTTTCTGTCAATATCAACAATGTTGGCAAAccagtggagcagcaggagacTGTGCGTGGGCACAGATTGGCCAAAGTTGATTTCCTTCAAATCATTGATTGAATTGAGCTTTCTCACAGCTGACACAGAGGTCAGGGTAAGGAACAGAGCTACACAGCAACTTGTGACTCTTCCtgacatcttcatcatcctgtAACAATATTGAAAAAATCCTTAGTTGAATTTTCAATTTGTACTCTACATTCTCAATCCATACATTTATTAGTCATAAGGGATgcatctaattattattttcatgattgataattttattttattttctaggATTTTcaatgatgacatcattttaACTCACAAAACATGGGTTCACAATTTTTCCACTCGGTCTTAAAACGAtagaattaaaacatttttttgttattgttcctCCAGCTAATACTGGCAAGAGCAGTTGGGCTGATATTAGGGATTATTTCTTTGcaaacatatatttcatatgaaGCTAAAATTAGGTTTCAGCAGTCTTACCAAATTAAAACCAGTGAATGCATTGCAAAGTTAGTCGTTTTAGTATAAACTTCCTTCTTTGTGCTTCAACAGACGGTGTTACCTTGctattgcttttatttctgacaGAGGAATAGTAAAACAAAGAGTGGAGTTTAGGGGAGTCgtgcagttggccccggttcaagtcccgcattggacggcctttgctgcatgtcattccccctctctctgcctccccatttcctgtctatctactgtactatcaaataaaggcataaaaaaatatacttttaaaataaaaaataaaagaaagagtgGAGTTTATACTAAGATTGTTGCATCAGGAAGGAATCACTTAATTGtcagtatgaacaggaggaacGCCTGAatgttgttttaagacagacttgtAAAAAATTAAACTTGTCTGGTTTAACTGTAGAAATGTCAGTTTTATAACTTTAAGTAAACTGCTAACAACTACTAactaaataacacaaacaataatagcaaattatttttctatttatcctgtgtttgattaatcaataatcacaaTTCCTACAAACAAAGAAGTTAAATGTTTCAAGGCTATGAGGGGGATGTTGGTGGATGTATTTATATGTTGTTGAATTTGGAAACACTAATGTGTTTCTCATGTGTGAAAAGAAGATTTCAGAGAAGACTGGCTAAGCGCAGAGTGATCTAGTCCTAAtctaataaaacaaactgtcagatGCATTGTGCTTAAGTCTAACATTCACAAACAAGACTAGGCACAAACAGCTCACTAATGATGTTGAATGGAAGCTGAGGTAAAACCAAAAGCTATGAGAAAATAAGGGCACTCACCTGTTTAAGTCGGCTGGTTTTAAGtttctgttctctgtctttgtgtatgAGCAGTTGTAATTTTCATTTCCTTATAAATGAAACCGGGGGAACAAGCATTGCTAGTGGTTACAGGAAGGAAGTTTGTTTCAAAAAGCAGAATCACTGACACAGCTTTATGACAATGCCTGCAAAGAGAGTAGAGTTTGCACTGTTATTATCTACAGTTTGAATTAAATGGCTCCGGGTAGCCAGGTGTACGTTGTATCCGGGTATGCGGCAGAACCCACTTGTGTCACTTATTACAGAAGTAACAaaagaataaagcagcagaaaaagacGAGATGTATAAACAACAAACTCAATGGTGACTGCAGCTGATAAACAGACAGAACGCTACATTGCCAGGCAACGCAGTAGTTGTTGTACAGTGTTGCACATACGTGTCTGAATGTCACTCCGTATCTCATGCACCGCAAAGTCCTCCTTAACCTGCTCTGAATCTAGCTTCTCTGTTGGTTCTCACTGCAAAATATAACCAGTccactctgcctctctgtctcattgCGCTCCTCACAATTTTAGGATTTAGTGTTAGCCAGACCCGGCATGCACCTTTAGTCAAATAACATGGCGGGTATGTCTGCACGATATGAGGAAAATTTGCGATGTGAAATTACACTGTTAAATTTTACGATGACGATATTACTTGAGATAAGTGAACAGATATTGAAGTGTGTATACAGTTTTTTGCTAAGCGAAGCTGAATGGGAAAGGGCAGACAAaggtctttctctctctgctgcaggtaacgttgctggggggtggggtgggggggggttgtagCTTTTCTTCGTGTTTAAATCTTGTCGAACAGGTGGTGTGATGAAGgacagtaaataaaatgtgtttttttctaattcatcgTGTATTCAGCCGGTCTTTTGCGATGTGTTTATTGCACAAGTTCATATCGCGATGATGTTTAAAATAAGCTTAATCAATCAGCACTAGAATTAACGCGCGTCCTCAGTGATCCGATCATAGTGCAAAGCTCcgtacgtcagttcacacctgactttaaaatgcgtctccacatgcgtcttgattgaccacttgtgatcggatctcacttccccgctTGATATGCAAGTAACCCCGCcgtgcccctctctctctctctcacttgctcggtccatagactgtaaataaagatggacgtagcctccgtgacgtcacccaagggtttctgaagagtggttttgaagttCAGAGTGGGCCTTTCCGTCATCGCCATCCAaaaaactgttgctgctgtaaagttgggcattttaacatgggagtctatggggattgactggCTTTTGGAGCCATTCaagaagtgcagtttttggtGCTTCCGTgttcacttcatttttcagccttgcatataaagcagggaagtgagatccgatcacaagtggtcaatcaagacgcatgtggagatgcattttaaagccaggtgtgaactgacgaactgagagctgtccacttgtgatcggatcactgagacggatgttaataccaggtcttAAGAGGGCCTATGAAACACAAGTAGGCGGCccttcagtgtggcccaggaCGCATTTGCGTttacactgctaaaagaatgtggacacatgtggcccagaccacctcAGATTCGGTCTGACAATATTTGACTCgttttcccattaatgtagttacttattatttgtaatattaaattaatactaAATTGAATTTGCCTGCCACAGTGTAACATATATAATCGCATATAACTGATGTTTgcaacacacaagcacatagagagagacagaacgCGTCATTTAGTTCAGtgtctgatgctgctgctttataTGTTGGTAAAAAGAACTCAATGAGGGACACACTCGCTTTTTTGgtcactcctctttctctctcacccaTAGGATAACATAACGTTAACCTAACACACAGGTGTAGTGCAGCCAGAGCCAGCAGAACAACGCTCcaatactttttttccccagatgaaataaaatatccacGGTTCACATAATCCggtttatttacacacacactttaagcACTTGAAGATCTGATGAGTaaacatgagtaaatgtaattcGTTACTCCCACCCCTGGTAACAGTTTACTGCAGAATGAAGCATAGCAATGTTTCTCTCAGAAATATGCACTAGTCAAAACACAGGACCTTCTTCCTGTATTTAATATCTTGCTCCTGCCTCAGACAACATCTGACCAACAAGAAAAGTGAATGTTTTCACATGGTTTGTAGCGGTGCATTTTGGTTCACTTggatttctgtctctgtaaaAAGAAACTTAACCAAGGGGAAAATGCTCAAGTTTACAAAGTTATCAATTGACCTCAGACCAGAGCAAACAAGTTATAGGTGCAAAAACACCCTGGAATAAATTTGACTGATTGGGCTGAACCAAAACCCTTAAGGCTCTCAGCCCTTCATGACAGTGatttttcagtatttgtatCATTCATCACAGGCATGTCATAATAAGCCTACATGTCAATAATAACTGAACAGTGTTTACAAAATAAGCTAATATAATACACAATTAATTAAACATGGATTCAGAACAAAGCATACGACAGGATAATAGAGCAACTTGTTGCCTTCAACCAGGTGTACTGAGCTGTCATAACAGCCTGATTCTCACTCATCTTAAGTCCTGCTGGTTTCCTGGTCATCATCATTGAAAAGCATTTCCATCACAATTTGGTTTAGACAATATCTTAGGAACATTTTCTTGTCATCTTCtcattgataaataaatgacaatccCAATAACAActaacaaaaaaatcaataaataactaTCACAAGGACAGCATGTGCCGTTGTCTGAAGTATCAGCAAAATCGTGGgcgttttgtgtgttttctgaaaagttgacaacagtgtctgtgtttcttcttgCCGCATGCTGAGGTCTGTTGTTGAATTGGTTAGAGGAGTACTTTTCCTGGAGcacaataaacagcagcagtccAAGGCAAGCAAGTTGACCGCATGTGTTACTGATGTCCTGTAATTGGAAGTCATCAGCGTTTCTTTCAAAGCGATCTCTTAGATACGTCAGTGACCGCTGGTTTTGTCCTACAGAAAACTCTCTGATTTCTCTTAAAAGGTGAATACTGATCTCGTACGTATGAGCTGGATCATAATGCTGTGTGAGGTACACTCGGTCTATTCTCTGCCATCCTGTGTTCTGATCCCTAACTCTGAAGATGATCCGGTCCATGTTTGTTCCTGCATATCCTGCGGGGGGATCCACGACATAATCTGGAAGTTCCTCAGCAGTGTTTTCATTGAGATTGCCAACAGTGTAGTACTGGTGTTCAGGAGGTAGTCGGTCCAGCAGCCTCTCATAGTTGCCATAATGATGCGAGCCATAATCTCTGTTTGGATCAAAGGTGAAATGTATGACGTTGTTTCTGTCAATTTCAACAATGTTGGCAAAccagtggagcagcaggagacTGTGCGTGGGCAAAGATTTGCCAAAGTTGATTTCCTTCAAATCATTGATTGAAT
This region includes:
- the LOC130185891 gene encoding uncharacterized protein LOC130185891 produces the protein MMKMSGRVTSCCVALFLTLTSVSAVKKFNSINDLKKISFGQSVPNHSLLLLHWFANIVDIDNNDVIYLTFDPNNEDYGSHHYGNFERLLDPLPHGNMRYQYYTVGNLHQNSPMRLPSYVIYPPAGYEGRNRDRIIFRVMEQNTRGQVLQRIDRVYLTQHYETSENQGTRYDPDHTYQVTTNLLREIMQFSVGEDQQSLPELRERFGSNADDSHLWDIRNIWGDLASLGLLVFIVIQEKYSSNKHNRSQRASRRNLQPDFVVNIPESRQNHMEVDTSQIFARLLHDERDDALLEVTTSRNGKARIVWRNIPKHRLNNGVMVVLFKNNEDQEASRIYESIGNRESGSCDTSVPLNEGLQVRLHKVRIECCFWKRVGEEICRGPEFKNPKAVDIAGYNAKLQLFAKDGKACARLFVRKTFSEWRSEFNKSWVGFYTSADKATRHYEWWQWQWATKFRPSADVESSCYDVYEYHSGMAISPGVQARFILVDEEVKVSTPSWR